A part of Geoanaerobacter pelophilus genomic DNA contains:
- a CDS encoding chemotaxis protein CheB, whose translation MPRNRRFEAIVAGVSSGGVEALKVLLRGLPRQFPLPVLIVAHISPEADNGLALLLDDLSAIRVKEADELEAVEAGTVYIAPPNYHLQVERDATLSLSVDAPVRFARPSVDVLFDSAASAFGPALIGVVMTGAGADGSAGLKRIKESGGVAVVQDPDDAEVDSMPRSAIDAVTPDYVVPLAQLAPLLLKLAEV comes from the coding sequence ATGCCAAGGAATAGGAGATTCGAGGCCATTGTTGCCGGCGTCTCCTCAGGCGGCGTGGAGGCGTTGAAGGTCCTGTTACGCGGCCTGCCCCGGCAGTTCCCTCTTCCGGTCCTGATTGTCGCCCACATCTCTCCGGAGGCAGACAACGGTCTTGCCCTGCTGCTTGACGACCTGAGCGCTATCCGGGTGAAGGAAGCGGATGAACTGGAGGCGGTGGAGGCCGGAACCGTTTATATCGCGCCGCCCAACTATCATCTCCAGGTGGAGCGCGACGCAACCTTGTCTTTGTCTGTCGATGCTCCGGTCCGGTTTGCCCGCCCCTCGGTGGATGTCCTGTTCGATTCGGCGGCAAGCGCTTTCGGTCCGGCCCTGATCGGTGTTGTTATGACCGGGGCGGGCGCGGACGGAAGCGCTGGTCTCAAACGGATCAAGGAGTCCGGTGGCGTGGCTGTGGTGCAGGACCCTGATGATGCGGAGGTTGATTCGATGCCACGGAGCGCCATCGACGCAGTAACCCCGGACTATGTAGTGCCGCTGGCGCAACTTGCTCCGCTGTTGCTGAAGCTGGCAGAGGTTTGA
- a CDS encoding CheR family methyltransferase, translating into MNTEELFDIEMRLLLHGVNQVYGYDFTDYSEASIKRRISQWLASSKFSNLSDAQSVVLRDRQVFESLLRGITVNVSEMFRDPAFFKALREQVVPHLKTYPFVKIWHAGCASGEEAYSLAILLEEEGLKGRFRMYATDINNEVLQSAQEGIYALKDMQRYTKNYQSAGGKGSFSDYYTARYDHALMLPSLREQIVFASHNLAVDADFGEMHLILCRNVLIYFKPTLKERVLRLFDTCLLSGGFLCLGLKETLDGRRIAAGYSEIAPRMRIYRKSYAKE; encoded by the coding sequence ATGAATACTGAAGAGCTGTTCGACATAGAGATGCGCCTTCTCCTGCATGGGGTCAACCAGGTATATGGCTACGACTTTACCGATTATTCCGAGGCGTCGATAAAGCGGAGGATTAGCCAATGGCTAGCCTCGTCAAAATTCTCGAACCTTTCCGATGCGCAATCGGTGGTGCTGCGGGACCGGCAGGTCTTTGAATCGCTGCTCCGGGGGATAACGGTCAATGTCTCGGAGATGTTTCGTGACCCGGCATTCTTCAAGGCGCTTCGGGAGCAGGTGGTCCCCCACCTGAAGACCTATCCTTTTGTGAAGATCTGGCATGCGGGATGCGCCTCAGGAGAGGAGGCCTATTCGCTTGCCATACTGCTTGAGGAAGAGGGGTTGAAAGGGCGTTTCAGGATGTACGCCACCGATATCAACAACGAGGTGCTGCAGAGTGCCCAGGAGGGAATTTACGCCCTGAAGGATATGCAGCGCTATACGAAAAACTACCAGTCTGCCGGGGGGAAAGGGTCATTTTCCGACTACTATACGGCGCGCTACGATCATGCTTTGATGCTACCCTCGCTTCGGGAGCAGATAGTGTTCGCGTCACACAATCTCGCCGTTGATGCGGATTTCGGAGAGATGCATCTGATCCTTTGCCGTAATGTGCTGATCTATTTCAAGCCGACCTTGAAAGAGCGCGTGCTGCGGCTCTTTGACACCTGTCTGCTCTCCGGAGGGTTTCTCTGTCTCGGTCTGAAAGAGACCCTCGACGGGCGGCGGATAGCGGCTGGGTACTCCGAAATTGCGCCGCGGATGAGGATTTACCGGAAGAGCTATGCCAAGGAATAG